One genomic region from Vitreimonas flagellata encodes:
- a CDS encoding type III PLP-dependent enzyme, with translation MDSVLSPLDLTARQAPEGPVAIARPHRVAAAASWFRENFPGEVFYAVKANPSPWVLDALWENGVRNFDVASEVEVELVASRYPGAQIAFMHPVKSRRAIARAYREFGVKTFAIDSEDELEKILAETGGAKDLTLVVRFAVSGDGAAYPLARKFGVTEEEAPALLRRARQATEEMLGVSFHVGSQCMRPDAYRTAMEMVNRAIVKAGVVVDIVDIGGGFPAIYPGMNPPAMIEYVTTIKDAFEEMFVAQNAKLWAEPGRALVAEAGSTIARVELRKGDALYLNDGAFGTLFDATHLNWSFPAKLLRTKESRAKLAPFRLYGPTCDSMDAAAGPFMLPADIGEGDLIEIGSLGAYGMAMATRFNGFGETVTMESQDAPWPSMYGAAPVAKPKRTRTTKPKQA, from the coding sequence ATGGACTCTGTCCTCTCGCCTCTTGACCTGACTGCGCGCCAAGCGCCGGAAGGTCCCGTGGCTATTGCACGTCCGCACCGCGTCGCCGCGGCTGCATCGTGGTTTCGTGAAAATTTTCCGGGCGAAGTGTTTTACGCCGTAAAGGCGAATCCGAGCCCATGGGTGCTCGATGCGCTCTGGGAAAACGGCGTCCGCAATTTCGACGTCGCCTCCGAGGTTGAGGTCGAGTTGGTGGCTTCGCGCTATCCGGGCGCGCAGATCGCCTTCATGCACCCGGTGAAGTCGCGCCGCGCCATCGCCCGCGCCTACCGCGAATTCGGCGTGAAGACGTTCGCCATCGATAGCGAAGACGAACTCGAAAAAATCCTCGCTGAAACCGGCGGCGCGAAGGACCTCACTTTGGTCGTTCGCTTTGCCGTGTCGGGCGATGGCGCGGCTTACCCGCTCGCACGTAAGTTCGGCGTTACCGAAGAGGAAGCGCCGGCCCTGCTGCGTCGCGCGCGCCAGGCGACGGAAGAGATGCTTGGCGTCTCGTTCCATGTCGGTTCGCAATGCATGCGCCCGGACGCCTATCGCACGGCGATGGAGATGGTGAACCGCGCGATTGTGAAAGCGGGCGTCGTGGTCGATATCGTCGACATCGGCGGCGGCTTCCCGGCGATCTATCCTGGCATGAACCCGCCGGCGATGATCGAGTACGTCACCACAATCAAAGACGCGTTCGAAGAGATGTTCGTCGCTCAGAACGCAAAGCTCTGGGCAGAGCCCGGTCGTGCGCTCGTCGCGGAAGCTGGCTCCACAATTGCGCGCGTTGAGCTGCGCAAGGGTGACGCGCTTTATCTGAACGACGGCGCCTTCGGCACCTTGTTCGACGCGACGCACTTGAATTGGTCTTTCCCGGCCAAGCTGCTGCGCACGAAGGAAAGCCGCGCCAAGCTCGCGCCGTTCCGTCTCTACGGCCCGACCTGCGACAGCATGGATGCGGCCGCTGGCCCGTTCATGCTGCCGGCCGACATCGGCGAAGGCGATCTGATCGAGATCGGTTCGCTCGGCGCCTATGGCATGGCGATGGCGACGCGCTTCAACGGCTTCGGTGAAACCGTGACGATGGAATCGCAAGACGCGCCGTGGCCGAGCATGTACGGCGCAGCGCCAGTCGCGAAACCGAAGCGCACGCGGACGACGAAGCCGAAGCAGGCGTAA
- a CDS encoding DUF2306 domain-containing protein: protein MSDAVMARAPDWGANSRAALKGSGVAWFAVALIGQFLFALYILGFYGGTALAANWQAWNDRLINGFVDGDVAGNFALVSHMALALIMNVAGPLQFVPAVRKRARTFHRWTGRIYITTAFVISIGALYMVNARPGLGAFNSAAIQIDALLIMLFAGITLRFALKRQFAQHHRWALRTFMVVSGVWFMRVGYTVLGIAFQGDIPGVTSDLNGPTDIILGYACYLLPLAVLELYFLATDNKNAALKFFTAGAVGLSTIATAAGIIGLTLFSWLPKVQGALAGL from the coding sequence ATGTCGGATGCTGTGATGGCGCGCGCGCCGGATTGGGGTGCAAATTCTCGCGCGGCGTTGAAAGGCAGCGGCGTGGCGTGGTTCGCAGTGGCGCTGATCGGGCAGTTCTTGTTCGCGCTTTACATTTTGGGCTTCTATGGCGGCACGGCGCTCGCAGCGAATTGGCAAGCTTGGAACGATCGGCTGATCAATGGCTTCGTCGATGGCGATGTCGCCGGCAATTTCGCGCTTGTCTCACACATGGCGCTGGCGCTGATCATGAATGTCGCCGGTCCGCTGCAATTCGTGCCGGCGGTGCGCAAGCGCGCGCGAACTTTTCACCGCTGGACCGGACGCATCTACATCACCACCGCGTTCGTCATCAGCATTGGCGCGCTTTATATGGTCAATGCGCGCCCGGGACTCGGCGCGTTCAACTCCGCCGCCATCCAGATCGATGCGCTGCTCATCATGCTCTTCGCTGGGATCACGCTGCGCTTCGCGCTCAAGCGGCAGTTTGCGCAACATCACCGCTGGGCGTTGCGCACGTTCATGGTGGTGAGCGGCGTGTGGTTCATGCGCGTGGGCTACACGGTGCTTGGCATCGCGTTCCAGGGCGATATTCCCGGCGTCACGTCCGACCTCAACGGCCCGACGGATATCATCCTCGGCTACGCCTGCTACCTGCTGCCGCTCGCTGTGCTGGAACTCTATTTCCTGGCCACGGACAACAAGAATGCGGCGCTGAAATTCTTCACGGCCGGCGCGGTCGGCCTGAGCACGATCGCGACTGCGGCCGGAATCATTGGCCTCACGCTCTTCAGCTGGTTGCCGAAAGTGCAGGGCGCATTGGCTGGGCTGTAA
- a CDS encoding AraC family transcriptional regulator — protein MAEPTTSAGYTKALLDFAVGQGADEARLLQRAALQAESLEDQDARVPFARYVALTRAAKEETGNPALALEFGAASDFRKFSVVGLISYASATMIEALMQLNRYGKLVVELDGLGEGPRFQLSSENGQRWMDDRRANPNDFYELTESTWSRFIVRSREDFPQHTYALEAHVTHPAPAYRVRYEELWQVPVTFGSTRNAIRSNPEWERVQIQPDNRYVFGVLTERGDTLLAELEASRTFRGRVEALIMPVLHTGEVSVDRIAGKLGTSRQTLYRNLKSEGATFEQVLDELRHRLALEYLRGRKASVNETAYLVGFSDPAAFSRAFKRWTGMSPRNARK, from the coding sequence ATGGCTGAACCGACGACTTCCGCCGGCTATACGAAGGCGTTGCTCGACTTCGCGGTGGGCCAAGGCGCGGACGAAGCGCGCTTGCTGCAGCGCGCCGCGTTGCAGGCGGAATCGCTTGAGGATCAGGACGCGCGCGTGCCGTTTGCTCGCTATGTCGCACTCACACGGGCGGCCAAGGAAGAGACCGGAAATCCCGCGCTCGCACTGGAATTTGGCGCCGCCAGCGATTTCCGCAAATTTTCTGTCGTCGGCCTGATCAGCTACGCCAGCGCGACCATGATCGAAGCGCTGATGCAGCTGAATCGTTATGGCAAGCTGGTCGTCGAACTGGACGGATTGGGCGAGGGACCGCGCTTTCAGCTCTCATCCGAAAACGGCCAGCGTTGGATGGACGATCGCCGCGCCAATCCGAATGACTTTTACGAGCTGACCGAATCCACCTGGTCGCGCTTCATCGTGCGCTCGCGCGAAGATTTTCCGCAGCACACCTACGCACTCGAAGCGCACGTCACGCACCCAGCGCCCGCCTATCGCGTCCGGTACGAAGAGCTGTGGCAAGTGCCTGTCACGTTCGGCAGCACGCGCAACGCCATTCGCAGCAATCCAGAATGGGAGCGCGTGCAAATTCAGCCGGACAATCGGTACGTGTTCGGCGTGTTGACAGAACGCGGCGACACGCTGCTCGCAGAGCTCGAAGCTTCACGCACGTTCCGCGGCCGCGTGGAAGCTTTGATCATGCCAGTGCTGCACACGGGCGAGGTCAGCGTCGATCGCATCGCGGGAAAACTCGGGACGAGCCGCCAGACGCTCTACCGCAACCTGAAGAGCGAAGGCGCGACATTCGAACAAGTGCTCGACGAGCTGCGCCATCGCCTCGCGCTTGAATATCTGCGCGGCCGCAAAGCGAGCGTCAACGAAACCGCTTATCTTGTCGGCTTCTCCGATCCGGCCGCGTTCTCGCGCGCCTTCAAACGCTGGACCGGCATGAGCCCGCGCAACGCGCGCAAATAA
- a CDS encoding glucose 1-dehydrogenase, whose translation MSELSGRVALVTGGARGLGAAAAKALAAKGAKVVVSDIRDGAEIAAAIDGAFVKHDVTSEDEWIAAVQCAKDKFGGLDILVNNAGVFWMKPLPMESLESFRKMQQINVEGVFLGLKHSIPAIAERAHQWDGGGAVVNLSSVAGIVGAPNIIAYNASKGAVRLMTKSAALEYAGAKVRVNSVHPGIIDTPMMAEAAKVIEATTGQGANTTRDNFATRHPLGRMGRDIDIANAVAFLASDAAAFITGSELVVDGGMTAI comes from the coding sequence ATGAGCGAATTGAGCGGGCGCGTGGCGCTGGTGACGGGCGGTGCGCGGGGCTTGGGCGCGGCCGCCGCGAAGGCGTTGGCGGCGAAGGGCGCGAAGGTTGTGGTGAGCGACATTCGCGATGGCGCCGAGATTGCCGCCGCCATCGACGGCGCGTTCGTGAAGCATGACGTGACCAGCGAAGACGAGTGGATCGCGGCGGTGCAGTGCGCGAAGGACAAGTTCGGCGGGCTCGACATCCTCGTGAACAATGCCGGCGTCTTCTGGATGAAGCCGCTGCCGATGGAGTCACTCGAGAGCTTCCGCAAGATGCAACAGATCAATGTTGAGGGCGTCTTCCTCGGTTTGAAGCATTCGATCCCCGCCATCGCCGAGCGCGCGCATCAATGGGATGGCGGCGGCGCGGTGGTGAACCTCTCATCGGTCGCTGGCATCGTCGGTGCGCCGAACATCATCGCCTACAACGCCTCCAAAGGCGCCGTGCGTTTGATGACCAAATCCGCAGCGCTCGAATACGCGGGCGCCAAGGTACGTGTGAACTCTGTGCACCCCGGCATCATCGATACGCCGATGATGGCCGAAGCCGCCAAAGTGATCGAGGCGACGACCGGCCAAGGCGCCAACACGACGCGCGATAATTTCGCGACGCGCCATCCGCTCGGGCGGATGGGACGCGACATCGACATCGCCAACGCCGTCGCTTTCCTCGCCTCCGACGCCGCCGCTTTCATCACTGGCTCGGAACTTGTCGTCGATGGCGGCATGACGGCGATCTGA
- a CDS encoding 1,9-bis(guanidino)-5-aza-nonane synthase: MADKIDTNRKAELLSSPVEHIDIASFDARPIIDAWGKMSFTSRDAARAAQILNMALEDQNCSTWLIMAGSTGAGGCLHVWRDMVEYNMADAIVATGASIIDMDFLEALGFKHYQAKEIPDDNTLRSLYIDRIYDTYIDEEELQHVDGTIYEICEMLEPRPYTSREFIYELGKWLAAGNAKKKDSLIQRAYEKGVPIFVPAFSDCSAGFGIVKHQVERRKAGKPYLTIDSGGDFRELTEIKLAAGTTALFMVGGGVPKNFAQDTVVCAEILGHHDVEVHKYAVQITVADVRDGACSSSTLQEAASWGKVSTVHEQMVFAEATSVAPIIVSDAYHRGGWKKREARNWAKLFK; the protein is encoded by the coding sequence GTGGCCGATAAAATCGACACCAACCGCAAAGCGGAACTTCTCTCCTCGCCGGTTGAGCACATCGACATCGCGTCGTTCGACGCGCGCCCGATCATCGACGCATGGGGCAAGATGAGCTTCACCAGCCGCGACGCCGCGCGCGCCGCGCAAATCTTGAACATGGCGCTCGAAGATCAGAATTGCTCGACCTGGCTGATCATGGCCGGCTCGACGGGTGCGGGCGGCTGCCTGCACGTGTGGCGCGACATGGTCGAGTACAACATGGCCGACGCCATCGTCGCCACCGGCGCCTCGATCATCGACATGGATTTCCTCGAAGCGCTCGGCTTCAAGCATTACCAAGCCAAGGAAATCCCGGACGACAACACGCTGCGCTCGCTCTACATCGACCGTATCTACGACACCTATATCGACGAAGAAGAACTCCAGCACGTCGACGGCACGATCTACGAGATCTGCGAGATGCTCGAGCCGCGCCCGTACACGTCGCGCGAGTTCATCTATGAGCTCGGCAAGTGGCTGGCCGCCGGCAACGCCAAGAAGAAGGATTCGCTGATTCAGCGCGCCTACGAAAAGGGCGTGCCGATCTTCGTGCCGGCGTTCTCCGATTGCTCGGCCGGCTTCGGCATCGTGAAGCACCAAGTCGAGCGTCGCAAAGCTGGCAAGCCCTATCTCACCATCGATAGCGGCGGCGACTTCCGCGAGCTGACCGAGATCAAACTCGCGGCCGGCACGACGGCGCTCTTCATGGTCGGCGGCGGCGTGCCGAAGAATTTCGCGCAAGACACCGTCGTCTGCGCCGAAATCCTCGGCCACCACGACGTCGAAGTGCACAAATACGCCGTGCAGATCACTGTCGCCGACGTGCGCGACGGCGCCTGCTCGTCCTCGACGCTGCAAGAAGCCGCAAGCTGGGGCAAAGTCAGCACCGTGCACGAGCAAATGGTGTTCGCCGAAGCGACGAGTGTGGCGCCGATCATCGTCAGCGACGCGTATCATCGCGGCGGCTGGAAAAAGCGCGAAGCGCGCAATTGGGCGAAGCTGTTTAAGTAA
- a CDS encoding dihydrofolate reductase family protein, giving the protein MAKLVFGMNVSLDGYVNHDHPGFMPDPVLFNYFIAQTRNTAGSIYGRGLYELMRYWDGDDWDQDNREQGDLRAFAEAWRAMPKWVVSQSLKDVGPNATLIGDDFEAAIRKLKAEIDGEIEVGGPHLAASLTKLALIDQYHLFLRPVVVGKDEGRPFFVGEYPRLRLVTDERIGEDVIKLTYVPA; this is encoded by the coding sequence ATGGCCAAGCTGGTTTTCGGGATGAACGTGTCGCTCGATGGCTACGTCAATCACGATCATCCGGGGTTCATGCCGGATCCTGTGTTGTTCAACTATTTCATCGCGCAAACCCGCAACACGGCTGGCAGCATCTATGGGCGCGGCTTGTACGAGTTGATGCGCTATTGGGATGGCGACGATTGGGATCAGGATAACCGCGAGCAAGGCGATCTCCGCGCTTTCGCCGAAGCGTGGCGGGCGATGCCGAAATGGGTTGTGTCGCAATCGCTCAAAGACGTCGGCCCGAATGCGACCTTGATCGGCGATGATTTTGAAGCGGCGATACGCAAGCTGAAAGCGGAGATCGACGGCGAGATCGAGGTCGGCGGCCCGCACCTCGCGGCCAGCCTGACGAAACTTGCGCTAATCGATCAGTATCATCTCTTCCTGCGCCCCGTTGTTGTGGGGAAGGACGAAGGCCGCCCCTTCTTCGTCGGCGAATACCCGCGCCTGCGCCTCGTCACGGATGAGAGGATCGGCGAGGACGTGATCAAGTTGACCTACGTGCCGGCTTAA
- a CDS encoding glutathione S-transferase family protein — MTITITVFGRAFDEGRGLARDMRVRWALEEVGQAYEVRLVPWEKFKAEAHLARNPFGQIPTYEEGDLTLFESGAIVLHIAERFPGLLPKDADARARAIMWMFAALSTVEPPIVDRDVVEYAEAGKSWQGERFAMVDGRIRDRLAQLSARMGDGEWLDGDFSAADIIMVHVLRRLEGSGLLEEFPVLAAYIARAEKRPAYQRAFAAQLALWENRAQ, encoded by the coding sequence ATGACGATCACCATCACCGTGTTCGGACGCGCGTTCGATGAAGGCCGCGGCCTCGCGCGTGATATGCGCGTGCGCTGGGCATTGGAGGAGGTGGGGCAGGCCTACGAGGTGCGGCTGGTTCCGTGGGAGAAGTTCAAGGCCGAGGCGCATCTGGCGCGCAATCCATTCGGGCAAATCCCGACTTACGAGGAGGGCGATCTCACGCTCTTCGAATCTGGCGCCATCGTGCTGCATATCGCCGAGCGCTTTCCGGGTTTGCTGCCGAAGGATGCGGACGCCCGAGCGCGCGCGATCATGTGGATGTTTGCGGCGCTCTCCACGGTGGAGCCGCCGATCGTGGATCGTGACGTCGTGGAATATGCAGAGGCCGGCAAGAGCTGGCAGGGCGAGCGTTTCGCCATGGTCGATGGACGCATTCGCGATCGGCTCGCTCAACTCTCCGCACGCATGGGCGATGGCGAATGGCTGGACGGTGATTTCAGCGCCGCCGACATCATTATGGTACACGTGCTGCGGCGCCTCGAGGGCTCGGGGCTTCTCGAAGAATTCCCGGTGCTCGCCGCCTACATCGCGCGCGCCGAAAAACGGCCGGCGTATCAGCGCGCCTTTGCTGCGCAATTGGCGTTGTGGGAGAATAGAGCGCAGTAA
- a CDS encoding outer membrane protein, with translation MKKFVLVAAGAMAALTGAAQAQDWSGLYVGGSIGTANRETEWNDLDNDWGGGIQASDSVDATAIGAHLGYNWQWGNWVVGAQGGFSFADASETEFVNGDVDVDNSLSFVADLRANAGYAWGSFLPYVTVGVAYSDLEHSWLEIDDTEDSWQDFGNETALVYGAGVQYAFAPKWSAGLEYVIYDFDSETETNPLDYRMDVETQMDVVRLTLNYDLN, from the coding sequence ATGAAAAAGTTTGTGTTGGTTGCGGCCGGCGCTATGGCGGCGTTGACGGGCGCTGCGCAGGCCCAGGATTGGTCGGGCCTTTATGTTGGCGGCAGCATCGGCACCGCAAACCGCGAAACCGAATGGAATGACCTCGACAACGATTGGGGCGGCGGCATTCAAGCGTCCGATAGCGTCGACGCGACCGCGATCGGCGCGCATCTCGGCTACAATTGGCAATGGGGCAATTGGGTCGTCGGCGCGCAGGGCGGCTTCTCGTTTGCTGATGCGTCGGAAACCGAGTTTGTGAATGGCGACGTCGATGTCGACAACTCGCTCTCTTTCGTCGCTGATCTGCGCGCCAACGCCGGCTATGCGTGGGGTTCGTTCCTGCCGTACGTCACCGTCGGCGTCGCCTATTCGGACCTTGAGCATTCGTGGCTCGAAATCGATGACACGGAAGATAGCTGGCAGGATTTCGGCAACGAGACCGCGCTCGTCTATGGCGCCGGCGTGCAATACGCGTTCGCGCCGAAATGGTCGGCGGGTTTGGAATACGTGATCTACGATTTCGATTCCGAGACCGAGACCAACCCGCTCGACTATCGCATGGATGTGGAAACCCAAATGGACGTGGTTCGCCTCACGCTCAACTACGATCTGAACTAG
- a CDS encoding acid phosphatase, whose translation MSKRAMAAAWMALALTACATAEAPPPAASAPPVTHATAPARNPAVQVDALAFIPPAPQANGALELAERAIVRGPWSAERRAQALADNAIDPFAAFDSVLGENFTAANFPATAALLTRAGRAAGYAGDPVKFRDQRPRPFVTDGSITLCIPDEPALRASFSYPSGHAALGFAWALVLAELVPSRADAIIERGRDFTWSRVVCGVHYPSDVEAGRTVASAAVARLHADPDFQRELAAAREELARAYPN comes from the coding sequence ATGTCGAAACGGGCAATGGCGGCGGCATGGATGGCCCTGGCGCTCACGGCGTGCGCAACCGCAGAAGCGCCGCCCCCTGCCGCGTCAGCGCCGCCTGTCACGCATGCGACGGCGCCCGCGCGCAATCCTGCGGTGCAAGTCGATGCGCTTGCGTTCATTCCGCCCGCGCCGCAAGCGAACGGCGCGTTGGAATTGGCCGAGCGCGCGATCGTGCGTGGGCCATGGAGCGCGGAGCGACGCGCCCAGGCGCTCGCCGACAACGCGATTGATCCGTTTGCGGCGTTTGATTCCGTTCTCGGCGAGAATTTCACTGCGGCGAACTTTCCTGCCACCGCTGCATTGCTGACGCGCGCAGGCCGCGCCGCCGGCTATGCAGGCGATCCCGTGAAATTCCGCGATCAGCGCCCGCGTCCGTTCGTGACCGACGGCAGCATAACGCTGTGCATCCCGGACGAGCCGGCGTTGCGCGCGAGCTTCTCTTACCCTTCGGGACATGCAGCACTCGGCTTCGCTTGGGCGCTTGTGCTCGCAGAACTCGTTCCCTCACGCGCCGACGCCATCATCGAACGCGGTCGCGACTTCACCTGGAGCCGCGTCGTCTGCGGCGTGCATTATCCGAGCGACGTGGAGGCTGGCCGCACGGTGGCATCAGCCGCCGTCGCCCGCCTCCACGCCGACCCCGACTTTCAGCGCGAACTTGCTGCCGCGCGCGAGGAACTCGCGCGCGCGTATCCAAACTAA
- a CDS encoding YciI family protein, which translates to MKYAIIVYESADDFAAREDARAKTYWDGHGAYFGALQAAGVFTGGAGLMPPHAATTVRLRGGARQVVDGPYADIKEQLGGFYLIDVENLDAALAWAEKCPGASTGAIEVRPLVEMNQ; encoded by the coding sequence ATGAAGTACGCCATCATTGTTTATGAGAGCGCCGACGATTTCGCTGCGCGCGAGGATGCGCGCGCCAAAACCTATTGGGACGGTCACGGCGCCTATTTCGGCGCTTTGCAGGCCGCGGGTGTCTTCACCGGCGGCGCTGGGCTCATGCCGCCGCACGCCGCGACAACTGTTCGCCTGCGCGGCGGCGCGCGTCAGGTCGTCGATGGGCCTTATGCCGATATCAAGGAACAACTGGGCGGGTTCTACCTCATCGACGTCGAGAATCTCGACGCCGCACTAGCGTGGGCGGAGAAATGTCCCGGCGCATCGACGGGCGCAATCGAAGTGCGGCCGCTCGTTGAGATGAACCAATAA
- a CDS encoding RNA polymerase sigma factor produces MNAAAAAERVARESYGRLLALLAARTRDVAAAEDALAEAFAAALSAWPRGGLPDNPEAWLFAAAKRKLIDAARRRKTASEGEQQIMLGIEELEAEMSARDAPDKRLGLMFACAHPAIEESVRTPLMLQVVLGFSAERTASAFLVEPSAMGQRLVRAKKKIRDAGIGFEVPEPDAWRARLGAVLDAIYAAYTSGWSDPLGADPERRGLAEEAVWLARVLVSQVRDEPEALGLLSLMLHLEARRPARRDRDGRFVPLDEQDVSLWTRESMLEAEAALRAASLAKRPGRYQLEAAIQSAHATRAWRGEADWDAIVLLYGALSELTGSPVARLNAAAAIARRDGPERGLAAAEEVARLHPVLNDYQPYWALRADLCARLGRAEAARAAYAEAIAREDDAAVVRFLIERREKI; encoded by the coding sequence GTGAACGCAGCGGCCGCCGCCGAACGCGTCGCGCGCGAGAGCTACGGGCGTTTGCTCGCCCTGCTCGCCGCGCGCACGCGTGACGTGGCCGCCGCCGAAGATGCGCTGGCGGAGGCGTTTGCTGCCGCGCTCTCCGCGTGGCCGCGCGGCGGTTTGCCGGATAATCCCGAAGCCTGGCTCTTTGCCGCCGCCAAGCGCAAGCTGATCGACGCCGCCCGCCGCCGCAAAACCGCGAGTGAGGGCGAGCAACAGATCATGCTGGGCATCGAAGAGCTCGAGGCGGAAATGTCGGCGCGCGACGCGCCGGACAAGCGCTTGGGGCTCATGTTTGCGTGCGCGCACCCGGCGATCGAAGAGAGCGTGCGCACGCCATTGATGCTGCAAGTCGTGCTTGGCTTTTCGGCCGAGCGGACCGCCAGCGCCTTTCTCGTTGAGCCCAGCGCGATGGGCCAACGCCTCGTGCGCGCGAAGAAGAAAATCCGCGACGCGGGCATTGGCTTTGAAGTGCCCGAACCGGACGCGTGGCGTGCGCGCCTCGGCGCGGTGCTCGATGCGATCTATGCGGCCTACACGTCGGGCTGGAGTGATCCGTTGGGCGCCGACCCGGAGCGGCGCGGTTTGGCGGAGGAGGCCGTGTGGCTGGCGCGCGTGCTCGTCTCGCAAGTGCGCGATGAGCCAGAGGCATTGGGTTTGCTCTCGCTGATGCTGCATCTCGAAGCACGCCGGCCCGCGCGTCGTGATCGCGACGGGCGCTTCGTGCCGCTGGACGAGCAGGACGTCTCGCTCTGGACACGCGAGTCCATGCTTGAGGCGGAAGCCGCCTTGCGCGCCGCGAGTTTGGCCAAGCGCCCTGGCCGCTATCAGCTCGAAGCCGCGATTCAATCCGCGCACGCAACGCGCGCTTGGCGCGGCGAAGCGGATTGGGATGCGATCGTGCTGCTCTATGGCGCGCTTTCGGAGCTTACCGGATCGCCTGTTGCGCGCCTGAACGCAGCGGCAGCCATCGCGCGCCGCGACGGGCCGGAGCGTGGGCTTGCGGCGGCGGAAGAGGTGGCGCGCCTGCATCCGGTGCTCAACGATTATCAGCCCTATTGGGCGCTGCGCGCTGATCTTTGCGCGCGCCTCGGCCGGGCGGAAGCAGCGCGGGCAGCTTATGCCGAAGCCATCGCGCGCGAGGATGACGCCGCGGTTGTTCGCTTCCTCATTGAGCGACGAGAAAAAATCTGA
- a CDS encoding YciI family protein — MHYMLLIYGEEARWASLSPDQISAEMGAYFAYSEALAKAGVLVGGDELHPVATAKTLSVNDGKQKVVDGPFAETKETLGGYYMVNVETIEEALDWAAKCPGARYGRIEVRPVVMR, encoded by the coding sequence ATGCACTACATGCTTTTGATCTACGGCGAGGAAGCCCGCTGGGCGAGTTTGTCGCCGGACCAAATCTCCGCCGAGATGGGCGCCTATTTCGCGTATAGCGAAGCGCTGGCGAAGGCTGGCGTGCTCGTCGGCGGCGATGAGCTGCACCCGGTGGCGACGGCGAAAACGCTCAGCGTCAACGACGGCAAGCAGAAGGTCGTCGATGGACCTTTCGCGGAGACCAAGGAAACCTTGGGCGGCTATTACATGGTCAATGTCGAGACGATCGAAGAAGCCTTGGATTGGGCCGCGAAGTGCCCTGGTGCGCGTTATGGGCGCATCGAGGTTCGCCCGGTCGTCATGCGCTGA
- a CDS encoding SDR family oxidoreductase gives MAGELVLVTGGSGFVGSHVIIQLLNAGYQVRTTVRSLNREGEVREMLRVGGVEAGDRLSFAAADLTSDAGWAEAVAGCSYVHHVASPFPPSIPQHEDEVIIPARDGALRVLKAARDAGVKRVVLTSSYAAIGYGQPEQKAPFDETNWTDPNGDDVRAYVKSKTLAERAAWDFIAREGGALELSVVNPVAVLGPALAPDYSTSIMLIQRLMDGAMPGCPRLYFGIVDVRDVADMHMRCMTNPAAKGERFLALAGEFLSIAQIARILKRNLGPAAKRVPTLELPDFLIRMAARNDPAVQQILPELGKRKDGTNAKAKRVLGWAPRSNEEAIVATAESLIRLGLLKDSPKKAA, from the coding sequence ATGGCTGGAGAATTGGTTCTCGTCACTGGCGGCTCGGGCTTCGTTGGCTCGCACGTCATCATCCAATTGCTGAACGCCGGTTACCAGGTGCGCACGACGGTGCGTTCGCTGAACCGCGAAGGTGAAGTGCGCGAGATGCTGCGCGTCGGCGGCGTCGAAGCGGGTGATCGGTTGAGCTTCGCCGCCGCGGATCTCACCAGCGATGCAGGTTGGGCCGAAGCTGTCGCCGGTTGCTCCTACGTGCACCATGTGGCCTCGCCATTCCCGCCTTCAATTCCTCAACACGAGGACGAAGTCATCATCCCTGCGCGCGACGGCGCCTTGCGCGTTTTGAAGGCGGCGCGCGATGCGGGTGTGAAGCGCGTGGTGCTGACCTCATCCTACGCCGCGATCGGCTACGGCCAACCTGAACAGAAGGCGCCGTTCGATGAAACCAACTGGACCGATCCGAATGGCGACGATGTCCGCGCCTATGTGAAATCCAAGACGCTGGCCGAGCGCGCCGCCTGGGATTTCATCGCGCGCGAGGGTGGAGCGCTTGAGCTTTCAGTGGTGAACCCCGTCGCGGTGTTGGGCCCGGCGCTTGCGCCGGATTACTCGACATCGATCATGCTGATCCAGCGCTTGATGGATGGCGCCATGCCCGGCTGCCCGCGTCTCTATTTCGGCATTGTCGATGTGCGCGACGTTGCTGACATGCACATGCGCTGCATGACCAATCCCGCCGCGAAGGGCGAACGCTTCTTGGCGCTGGCGGGGGAATTCCTGTCCATCGCGCAGATCGCGCGCATCCTAAAACGCAATCTCGGCCCCGCCGCCAAGCGTGTGCCGACGCTTGAATTGCCAGATTTCCTGATCCGCATGGCCGCGCGCAATGATCCAGCCGTTCAGCAAATCCTGCCGGAGCTCGGCAAGCGCAAGGACGGCACGAACGCCAAAGCCAAGCGGGTGCTGGGCTGGGCGCCGCGGTCCAACGAAGAGGCGATCGTGGCGACCGCCGAAAGCCTCATCCGCCTCGGGCTCCTGAAAGATTCGCCGAAAAAAGCTGCGTGA